From Gimesia panareensis, the proteins below share one genomic window:
- a CDS encoding DUF1990 family protein, giving the protein MYHFRKPDPAQIADFIKVQSQQDFTYSQVEATRDQSPPAGFRVDHNRIRLGQGAAVYEQAKQALADWQHYRFDWLHLQRPDAPPVAGQTVAALAQVFGFWVLNACRVVYVLEESEPFPRFAFAYGTLPAHAECGEERFQVEWHPDDDSVWYDLYAFSRPNTLLAKIAFPYVRSKQKQFARESLRAMQRAVAKNTN; this is encoded by the coding sequence ATGTATCACTTCCGGAAACCGGATCCCGCTCAGATTGCCGACTTTATCAAAGTGCAGTCACAGCAGGACTTTACTTATTCGCAGGTGGAAGCCACCCGCGACCAGTCCCCTCCTGCCGGTTTTCGTGTCGATCACAATCGCATCCGCCTGGGGCAGGGGGCAGCGGTATATGAACAGGCAAAACAGGCCCTGGCAGACTGGCAACATTACCGCTTTGACTGGCTGCACCTGCAGCGCCCCGACGCACCGCCGGTCGCGGGACAGACGGTCGCCGCGCTGGCGCAGGTCTTCGGCTTCTGGGTGCTGAATGCCTGCCGCGTGGTTTATGTGCTCGAAGAATCAGAGCCCTTTCCCCGCTTCGCCTTCGCCTATGGCACGTTGCCCGCCCATGCCGAGTGTGGGGAAGAACGCTTCCAGGTCGAGTGGCATCCCGACGATGATTCCGTCTGGTACGATCTTTACGCCTTCTCCCGGCCAAATACGCTGCTGGCAAAGATTGCCTTCCCCTACGTTCGCAGCAAACAGAAACAGTTCGCCCGCGAATCCCTGCGGGCGATGCAGCGGGCGGTTGCGAAAAATACGAATTAA
- a CDS encoding putative signal transducing protein encodes MSTDFVTVATLNTPTEASLVRNQLEAEGIRVFLSDEEAVGMAWYLGNAIGGIKVQVAAENADRAFELLDEHDPVTISEEDWKTVEGFENDWDEDEEDTDAAQDTAEESAPERDLDQEVNRAFKAAVLGIIFFPIQVYSFFLLLDILFSGHSLTPVQQKKVKIGLLLNTFILFCAYILLSRL; translated from the coding sequence ATGTCCACCGATTTCGTAACCGTCGCCACGTTAAACACCCCTACCGAAGCCAGCCTGGTACGCAACCAACTGGAGGCGGAGGGGATTCGTGTGTTTCTCTCCGATGAAGAAGCGGTCGGCATGGCCTGGTATCTGGGGAATGCAATCGGCGGAATTAAGGTGCAGGTGGCTGCCGAAAATGCCGATCGTGCTTTTGAACTGCTTGATGAACACGATCCGGTGACCATCAGCGAGGAAGACTGGAAGACCGTCGAAGGCTTCGAGAACGACTGGGACGAGGATGAAGAGGACACAGACGCAGCCCAGGACACCGCTGAGGAATCAGCGCCTGAGCGAGACCTGGACCAGGAGGTCAATCGCGCTTTTAAAGCCGCCGTCCTGGGCATCATTTTTTTTCCGATCCAGGTCTATTCGTTTTTCCTGTTGCTCGACATCCTCTTCTCCGGCCATTCGCTGACACCGGTGCAGCAGAAAAAAGTAAAAATCGGTTTGCTGCTGAATACGTTCATCCTGTTCTGTGCGTACATTCTGCTGTCGCGACTCTGA
- a CDS encoding family 16 glycoside hydrolase, whose protein sequence is MPYQRFLLTLVCLLAPLSAFAGAPEAISGDDYHKTLASDDFSESKLGKQWRLYKGSSVVKDGVLQGIELEGGGHAAVHQLKTEPYSDVELTVDLKFAGSPSTNLTFNQHKFKGSHAGHLCRVVVSPTKVTLRDGKTGVFNNEIFKKRQAKEKLTEEEQALLKRTQAVFPVKLEKGKWYTVTVRIKGDLMQAFIDGKLIGSLRSPGIAHPTKDMIGLVTPKQSIYYDNVKVRVP, encoded by the coding sequence ATGCCATATCAACGTTTTCTGCTCACACTGGTTTGTCTGCTGGCTCCCCTCTCAGCTTTCGCAGGGGCTCCCGAAGCCATTTCCGGAGACGATTATCATAAGACACTGGCTTCGGACGATTTCTCCGAGTCGAAACTCGGTAAGCAATGGAGACTCTATAAAGGTTCGTCAGTCGTCAAAGACGGCGTGCTGCAGGGCATCGAACTCGAAGGGGGCGGACATGCGGCCGTCCATCAGTTGAAGACCGAACCTTACAGCGATGTGGAACTCACCGTCGATCTCAAGTTCGCCGGTTCCCCTTCGACGAACCTGACCTTCAACCAGCACAAATTCAAAGGCTCACACGCGGGCCATCTCTGTCGCGTCGTGGTCTCTCCCACGAAAGTCACACTGCGTGACGGCAAGACGGGCGTGTTCAATAACGAGATCTTCAAAAAGCGACAGGCCAAAGAAAAGCTCACCGAAGAAGAACAGGCTCTGCTGAAACGGACCCAGGCCGTCTTTCCGGTCAAGCTGGAAAAAGGCAAATGGTACACGGTCACCGTGCGTATTAAAGGAGACCTGATGCAGGCCTTCATCGACGGCAAACTGATCGGCTCGCTCCGCTCTCCGGGCATCGCCCACCCCACCAAAGACATGATCGGCCTGGTCACACCCAAGCAGTCGATCTATTACGACAACGTCAAAGTGCGTGTGCCGTAA
- a CDS encoding leucine-rich repeat domain-containing protein: protein MKERVVYCPVGNEFTPCDPAEVQPIVAHLKENQPVAEQLVFTRGSHLPDGRVDLCKQCVGPEGTRLVADAVRENAHTRHLLMGANGMGNAGAQALAELIREHESLQTIYLGCNRIDETGTAALAQAISDSPSVRALWLKRNPIGTAGARQIAEMLKRNPRLRTLDLVHTKLGSAGVRLISRTLTSYETAVRLLYLGGNEIQAEDADVLAELVQQNQRLSGLYLSVNQLGDAGAVTLADGLRSNQGLRSLSLASNRIGPEGTEALAAALESHPGLIELDLGYDRSTRVLGEESNNLGDAGAAQIARLIQINRRLRSVDLTRNQITDRGARLLIAALEQNPALINLRIGKGMSSALRSRLHELLERNRRQQPDQPEVDEDIRAIRSIYRTLKK from the coding sequence ATGAAAGAACGCGTTGTCTATTGTCCGGTCGGAAATGAGTTCACGCCCTGTGATCCGGCAGAAGTGCAGCCGATTGTCGCGCATCTCAAAGAGAATCAACCGGTCGCAGAGCAGCTCGTCTTCACGCGCGGCAGCCATCTCCCCGATGGGCGCGTCGATCTCTGTAAACAGTGCGTCGGACCGGAGGGAACCAGGCTGGTCGCGGATGCAGTGAGGGAGAATGCGCACACGCGTCATCTGCTCATGGGGGCCAATGGCATGGGCAATGCCGGCGCACAGGCGCTGGCAGAGTTGATCCGCGAACATGAATCGCTGCAGACGATCTATCTGGGCTGTAACCGAATCGATGAGACGGGCACAGCTGCGCTCGCGCAGGCGATCTCAGACAGTCCTTCTGTTCGGGCGCTCTGGCTCAAACGCAATCCGATTGGCACTGCAGGAGCCCGGCAAATCGCGGAGATGCTCAAACGCAATCCCCGGCTGCGGACACTGGATCTGGTGCATACGAAGCTGGGCAGCGCAGGAGTTCGGCTGATTTCCCGGACTCTTACTTCTTATGAAACGGCTGTCAGGCTGCTCTATCTGGGCGGCAATGAAATCCAGGCAGAGGACGCAGACGTCCTGGCGGAACTGGTTCAGCAGAATCAGCGGTTGAGTGGACTCTATCTGAGCGTCAACCAGCTCGGGGATGCGGGAGCCGTGACCCTCGCGGACGGACTCCGCTCCAACCAGGGATTGCGTTCGTTGAGTCTGGCCAGTAATCGAATCGGACCAGAGGGAACAGAAGCATTGGCTGCGGCGCTGGAGTCTCACCCCGGCTTAATCGAACTGGATCTGGGCTATGATCGCTCCACCAGGGTCCTGGGAGAAGAGTCGAACAACCTGGGGGATGCGGGAGCTGCCCAGATCGCCCGTCTGATTCAGATCAACCGACGGTTACGCTCGGTCGATTTAACCCGCAATCAGATTACCGATCGCGGGGCTCGTCTGCTGATTGCAGCCCTGGAACAGAATCCTGCGCTGATCAATCTCAGAATCGGCAAGGGGATGAGTTCAGCACTCCGGAGTCGACTGCATGAACTGCTCGAACGCAACCGGAGACAACAACCGGATCAGCCGGAAGTCGACGAAGACATCCGTGCCATTCGCAGCATTTATCGCACTCTCAAAAAGTAG
- a CDS encoding SDR family NAD(P)-dependent oxidoreductase translates to MEDQQQFMEQQSLSLSQVSEEELLHCARILQLLSGQPECCLNSATASEKVWKQAALLTKRVKNIQKQAGRNRDRQLIEQAGIRGKRKTKTDGRYLYSDDATPVGPPETSLHHSRRCYICKRSYQQLHPFYDLMCAFCGQENYQKRTQTADLAGRIAVVTGGRVKIGFQIALKLLRSGARVLVTSRFPCDAARRYAAETDFEEWHDRLQVFGSDFRSLQSVNQLCDDLQASCSHLDILINNASQTIRRPAAYYRHLLDGESAPGRLAQSARRLIYREGQTQNSALDAQTLSRFPEELALSAMLSQTTVLPEDAEDNQRAFPPGLLDSDSQQVDLREANSWIQELGDVSLPELLEVHAVNSLVPFLLIQKMEPLLLNSPHEDRYIVNVSAMEGQLNTDAKTGYHPHTNMAKSGMNMVTRTSGERFAGRGIYMNSVDTGWVTNEFPHQKTARMQQNGFQPPLDEIDGAARVCDPVFVGINERHYVYGKFLKDYRETSW, encoded by the coding sequence ATGGAAGATCAGCAGCAGTTCATGGAGCAGCAGAGCCTGTCGTTGAGTCAGGTCAGTGAGGAAGAACTGTTGCACTGTGCCCGGATCTTGCAGTTGCTGTCGGGGCAACCGGAGTGCTGTCTGAATTCAGCAACGGCTTCTGAAAAAGTCTGGAAGCAGGCCGCCTTACTGACCAAACGTGTCAAAAATATCCAGAAACAGGCTGGTCGCAATCGTGACCGGCAGCTGATCGAACAGGCTGGGATTCGGGGAAAACGCAAAACGAAAACCGACGGCCGCTATCTGTATTCAGATGACGCGACCCCTGTCGGCCCCCCGGAAACATCGCTGCATCACTCCCGTCGCTGTTATATCTGTAAGCGGTCGTATCAGCAGCTGCATCCCTTCTACGATCTGATGTGTGCCTTCTGTGGTCAGGAAAATTATCAGAAACGCACTCAGACCGCCGACCTGGCTGGCAGGATCGCGGTGGTCACCGGGGGACGCGTTAAGATCGGCTTTCAGATCGCCCTGAAACTGTTGCGCAGCGGAGCCCGCGTCCTGGTGACGAGTCGCTTTCCCTGTGATGCCGCACGTCGCTATGCTGCCGAAACAGATTTCGAGGAGTGGCACGATCGTTTACAGGTCTTCGGCAGCGATTTTCGCAGTCTGCAGAGTGTGAATCAGTTATGCGATGACCTGCAGGCCAGTTGTTCTCACCTGGATATTCTGATTAATAACGCTTCCCAGACCATCAGGCGCCCCGCCGCCTATTATCGTCATTTACTGGACGGGGAGTCTGCTCCCGGTCGACTCGCTCAATCTGCCCGGCGGTTGATTTATCGAGAAGGACAAACGCAGAATTCAGCGCTCGACGCGCAGACACTGAGTCGCTTCCCGGAAGAACTCGCGCTCTCTGCCATGCTGTCACAGACAACGGTTCTGCCCGAAGATGCCGAGGATAATCAGCGGGCGTTTCCGCCGGGACTCCTCGATTCTGACAGTCAGCAGGTAGACCTGCGGGAGGCCAACAGCTGGATCCAGGAACTGGGCGATGTCTCTCTGCCTGAACTGCTCGAAGTGCATGCGGTGAACTCGCTGGTCCCCTTTCTCCTCATCCAGAAAATGGAACCGTTATTGTTAAACAGCCCGCACGAGGATCGCTATATCGTGAATGTCTCGGCCATGGAGGGGCAGCTGAATACGGATGCCAAAACCGGATATCACCCGCACACCAATATGGCCAAATCGGGCATGAATATGGTGACCCGAACCAGTGGCGAACGTTTCGCCGGTCGGGGCATTTATATGAACAGCGTCGATACCGGCTGGGTGACGAATGAGTTTCCCCATCAGAAAACAGCCCGGATGCAACAGAATGGATTTCAACCACCCCTGGACGAAATTGACGGTGCCGCCCGTGTCTGTGATCCGGTGTTTGTGGGCATCAACGAGCGGCACTATGTGTATGGGAAATTTCTCAAAGACTATCGGGAAACCAGCTGGTAA
- a CDS encoding HEAT repeat domain-containing protein — MTDSQPDPDTSFEHRLQILQVALTDPDFLSSHRASECLVALPCGNAEAAVICEALKSDLPETRRRAAYLCDLLSLNGNELVPGLLAVLNDRLWITRESAALALEAHVSQESVHQALLERVLFDKNEIVRDAALRSLAYTLDRHRQTLDALRAALKHSRHTVRTRAATALARFPDLACFNVACLTETLTDSHWRVRLSAANTLRTCGPAAIAALPALIRRRYDGDRRVRTVALEAIRAIYPGTPRRLHRIFESLLDRFYDAQQILENSFKESDFPPEIEAKFAALCLQRIDKLTNQRRSEVIAPAQESSGWETAWGVVKATELSGLNCNPNKEFTRLLAWLVETWLEEENREPST; from the coding sequence ATGACTGATTCCCAGCCAGACCCAGATACCAGTTTCGAACACCGCCTGCAGATATTGCAGGTCGCGCTGACAGATCCGGATTTTTTGAGCAGTCATCGGGCGTCGGAATGTCTGGTAGCTCTCCCCTGCGGCAATGCGGAAGCTGCGGTCATCTGCGAGGCCCTCAAATCCGATTTGCCTGAAACCAGACGCCGCGCAGCATATCTCTGCGATCTCCTGTCGTTGAACGGAAACGAACTGGTCCCCGGGTTACTGGCTGTTCTCAATGACCGCCTCTGGATTACACGGGAATCCGCAGCGCTGGCCCTGGAAGCGCATGTCAGTCAGGAATCGGTGCATCAGGCGCTCCTGGAACGGGTCCTGTTTGACAAAAACGAAATCGTGCGTGATGCCGCACTCCGATCTTTAGCCTACACGCTCGATCGACATCGCCAGACACTGGACGCGCTGCGTGCCGCCTTGAAACATTCCCGACACACGGTGCGCACGCGTGCTGCGACAGCACTGGCCCGATTTCCGGACCTGGCCTGCTTTAATGTCGCCTGTCTGACTGAAACGCTGACGGATTCGCACTGGCGTGTCCGTCTCTCCGCTGCGAATACGTTGAGAACCTGCGGTCCTGCTGCGATCGCCGCGCTCCCCGCTTTAATCCGCAGGCGCTACGATGGCGACCGTCGCGTGCGCACAGTAGCGCTGGAAGCGATTCGAGCAATCTATCCCGGGACGCCCCGCAGGCTGCATCGCATCTTTGAATCCCTGTTAGACCGGTTTTATGATGCGCAACAGATCCTGGAGAACAGCTTCAAAGAATCTGACTTTCCACCAGAGATCGAGGCGAAATTCGCAGCACTCTGCCTGCAACGGATCGACAAGCTGACGAATCAGCGGCGATCGGAGGTGATTGCTCCCGCGCAGGAATCCAGCGGGTGGGAGACGGCCTGGGGCGTCGTGAAAGCGACCGAACTGTCGGGGCTCAACTGCAATCCGAACAAGGAATTCACCAGACTGCTTGCCTGGCTGGTTGAGACATGGCTGGAGGAAGAAAACCGGGAACCATCAACTTGA